The following proteins are co-located in the Flammeovirga kamogawensis genome:
- the ftsZ gene encoding cell division protein FtsZ yields MTETSYEFDMSSNPAANKIIKVIGVGGGGGNAVRHMYELGIHDVDFFIANTDKQALESSPVPYKIQLGLELTSGLGAGAKPEVGRESALETKEEIKQYLSNGTKMVFITAGMGGGTGTGAAPVIAEIARSLNILTVGIVTMPFRFEGKPKERRALQGIEELKEHCDTVLVILNEKLKEVYGRSSMREAFAQADNVLARAAKSIAEIITVDAYINVDFEDVNTVMRDAGTAVMGSSIESGEDRAIRATESAIASPLLNNTDITNAKYILLSLVVSDYDDLDMSELEQVTSYIQERAGQEAEVIFGVAKDESLGDAISVTVIATGFEEDENDKPAENFFSKGESSLGGSQRIKTQVNAPKPISEVKEVTPVAEVKTEKVEVPEKVETSAAPLEKVEKVDDTPKKVIYSLNDEYVGKEEKSDAPAEIPTPKESEEDQHLSSYKKFESVKDITSEDMKDLRDIPAYLRRGVKLNSSNKSSDEDSE; encoded by the coding sequence ATGACTGAGACGAGCTACGAGTTTGACATGTCTAGCAACCCTGCTGCTAATAAAATCATTAAGGTGATTGGTGTAGGAGGGGGCGGTGGAAATGCCGTACGCCACATGTACGAATTGGGAATTCATGATGTGGATTTCTTTATCGCAAATACAGATAAACAAGCCTTAGAATCAAGTCCTGTACCTTACAAAATTCAATTAGGTTTGGAATTGACTAGTGGTTTAGGAGCTGGTGCAAAACCTGAAGTAGGTAGAGAATCTGCACTAGAAACTAAAGAGGAAATCAAGCAGTACCTTTCAAATGGTACAAAAATGGTTTTCATTACTGCTGGTATGGGTGGAGGAACAGGTACAGGTGCTGCACCTGTAATTGCCGAAATTGCACGTAGCTTAAATATCCTTACTGTAGGTATAGTAACTATGCCATTCAGGTTTGAAGGAAAACCAAAAGAAAGAAGAGCTCTTCAAGGTATCGAAGAATTAAAAGAACACTGTGATACAGTTCTTGTAATTCTAAACGAGAAATTGAAAGAAGTATATGGCCGTTCTTCAATGAGAGAAGCATTTGCACAAGCTGATAATGTATTAGCAAGAGCTGCAAAATCAATTGCTGAAATCATTACTGTAGATGCATACATTAACGTCGATTTTGAAGATGTTAATACTGTAATGCGTGATGCAGGAACTGCCGTAATGGGATCATCTATTGAATCTGGTGAAGACCGTGCAATCCGTGCGACTGAATCTGCAATAGCATCTCCATTATTGAATAATACAGATATTACTAATGCGAAATATATCTTATTAAGTCTTGTTGTAAGCGATTATGATGATTTAGACATGAGCGAACTTGAGCAAGTAACTAGTTACATTCAAGAACGTGCGGGTCAAGAAGCCGAAGTTATTTTTGGTGTGGCTAAAGATGAGTCGCTTGGTGATGCAATTAGTGTTACTGTTATTGCAACAGGCTTTGAAGAAGATGAAAATGACAAACCGGCTGAAAATTTTTTTAGCAAAGGGGAGTCAAGTTTAGGTGGTTCACAAAGAATTAAAACGCAAGTCAATGCTCCTAAACCAATCTCAGAGGTAAAGGAGGTAACTCCTGTTGCGGAAGTAAAAACAGAAAAGGTAGAAGTACCTGAAAAAGTTGAAACTTCGGCGGCTCCCCTGGAAAAAGTCGAAAAAGTTGATGATACTCCTAAAAAAGTAATCTATTCTTTAAATGATGAGTATGTAGGTAAAGAGGAGAAATCTGATGCACCAGCAGAAATTCCAACTCCAAAAGAGTCTGAAGAAGAT